A section of the Ovis canadensis isolate MfBH-ARS-UI-01 breed Bighorn chromosome 1, ARS-UI_OviCan_v2, whole genome shotgun sequence genome encodes:
- the RXFP4 gene encoding relaxin-3 receptor 2, translating to MPTPNASAPLPAFWVNASGGSVLSAADATMPVGFLALRVSVALAYGLAGAVGLLGNLAVLWVLGNCARRAPCPPSDTFVFNLALADLGLALTLPFWAAESALDFHWPFGGALCKIVLTATVLNIYASIFLITALSVARYWVVAVAAGPGTHLSLFWAHVATLAMWVAAALVTVPTAVFGAEGEVSGVRLCLLHFPSRYWLGAYQLQRVVLAFTVPLGIITTSYLLLLAFLRRHRRRWRDSRGVAHSIRILLASFFLCWFPNHVVTLWGVLVKFDLVPWDSTFYTVHTYVFPVTTCLAHTNSCLNPVLYCLLRQEPRRALADTFRDLRARLWPQGRGWVEQVALKEMSRRWTESTTQEGGLSTMLTNLDKGTPG from the coding sequence ATGCCCACGCCCAACGCCTCTGCCCCCCTGCCCGCTTTCTGGGTCAACGCCTCTGGAGGCAGCGTGCTGAGTGCTGCTGATGCCACGATGCCTGTTGGATTCCTAGCCCTGAGGGTCTCGGTTGCCCTGGCCTACGGGCTTGCGGGGGCTGTCGGCTTGCTGGgaaatttggctgtgctgtgggTGCTGGGTAACTGTGCTCGGCGTGCCCCTTGCCCACCTTCTGACACTTTCGTCTTCAACCTGGCTCTGGCAGACCTGGGGCTAGCACTCACCCTCCCCTTCTGGGCAGCCGAGTCGGCACTGGACTTCCACTGGCCCTTCGGAGGTGCCCTCTGCAAGATAGTCCTAACGGCCACCGTCCTCAACATCTACGCCAGCATCTTCCTCATCACAGCGTTGAGTGTCGCCCGGTACTGGGTGGTGGCTGTGGCTGCAGGGCCAGGCACCCACCTCTCGCTCTTCTGGGCCCACGTGGCCACCCTGGCCATGTGGGTGGCAGCTGCTCTGGTGACGGTGCCCACAGCTGTTTTTGGGGCCGAGGGCGAGGTGAGTGGCGTGCGCCTGTGCCTGCTGCACTTCCCCAGCAGGTACTGGCTGGGGGCCTACCAGCTGCAGAGGGTGGTCCTGGCCTTTACGGTGCCACTGGGCATCATCACCACcagctacctgctgctgctggccTTCCTGCGGCGGCACCGCCGGCGATGGCGGGACAGCAGGGGGGTGGCCCACTCCATCCGCATCCTTCTGGcctccttcttcctctgctgGTTCCCCAACCATGTGGTCACGCTCTGGGGTGTCCTGGTGAAGTTTGACCTGGTGCCCTGGGACAGCACTTTCTACACCGTCCACACCTATGTCTTTCCTGTCACCACCTGCCTGGCGCACACCAACAGCTGCCTCAACCCCGTGCTGTACTGCCTTCTCAGGCAGGAGCCTCGGCGGGCCCTGGCAGACACCTTCAGGGACCTGCGAGCAAGGCTGTGGCCCCAGGGTCGGGGCTGGGTGGAACAGGTGGCCCTAAAGGAAATGAGCAGGCGGTGGACGGAGAGCACCACTCAGGAGGGTGGCCTTTCCACCATGCTCACCAACCTGGACAAAGGGACACCTGGGTGA